One segment of Triticum aestivum cultivar Chinese Spring chromosome 2A, IWGSC CS RefSeq v2.1, whole genome shotgun sequence DNA contains the following:
- the LOC123188075 gene encoding MFP1 attachment factor 1, with the protein MAEDAPNAGAEDIHPAPTESFADAAAPSASAEKSSSETLLPSLSIWPPSQRTRDAVVRRVVQTLSAPSVLSQRYGAIPEPEAEVAAAAVEAEAFAAASESAAASPASLEDGIEVLQAYSKEVSRRLLELAKSRAAAAAAAPETPAEPSGEESEGSSVTAPPPTEE; encoded by the coding sequence ATGGCCGAGGACGCCCCCAACGCCGGCGCTGAGGACATCCACCCCGCGCCCACTGAATCCTTCGCCGACGCAGCTGCCCCTTCGGCGTCGGCAGAGAAGTCCTCGTCGGAGACGCTGCTCCCGTCGCTCAGCATCTGGCCGCCGTCGCAGCGCACGCGCGACGCCGTTGTCCGGCGCGTCGTGCAGACCCTGTCCGCGCCCAGCGTCCTCTCTCAGCGCTACGGCGCCATCCCCGAGcccgaggccgaggtcgccgcagccgccgtcgaggccgaggccttcgccgccgcctcggagtccgccgccgcctcccccgcctcccTGGAGGACGGGATCGAGGTCCTCCAGGCCTACTCCAAGGAGGTCAGCCGCCGCCTCCTCGAGCTCGCCAAGtcgcgcgccgctgccgccgccgcagctccagAGACCCCCGCGGAACCGAGCGGTGAAGAGTCGGAGGGTTCGTCGGTGACTGCTCCGCCCCCCACGGAGGAGTAA